One Miscanthus floridulus cultivar M001 chromosome 11, ASM1932011v1, whole genome shotgun sequence DNA window includes the following coding sequences:
- the LOC136492905 gene encoding uncharacterized protein has product MQRQLSIPSMPKLLPEEGALGDDDDVEAKPEKAPALRSSGKERSVHLIPLIVVLCFLLLFLCSHDPSPSDMSSFGKKAGSAKVRLL; this is encoded by the exons ATGCAGAGGCAGCTGAGCATCCCTTCGATGCCCAAGCTACTGCCGGAGGAAGGCGCcctcggcgacgacgacgacgtcgagGCGAAGCCCGAGAAGGCGCCGGCCCTGCGGTCGTCGGGGAAGGAGCGGTCCGTGCACCTCATACCGCTCATCGTCGTGCTCTGCTTCCTCCTGCTCTTCCTCTGCTCCCACGACCCCTCTCCTTCTG ATATGTCGAGTTTTGGGAAGAAGGCTGGGAGCGCGAAGGTCAGGTTGCTCTGA
- the LOC136492880 gene encoding uncharacterized protein: MQRQLSISSMPKLLPEEGAIGDDDDVEAKPEKAPAPRSSGKERSVHLIPLIVVLCFLLLFLCSHDPSPSDMSSFGKKAGSAKVRLL, translated from the exons ATGCAGAGGCAGCTGAGCATCTCTTCGATGCCCAAGCTACTGCCGGAGGAAGGCGCCAtcggtgacgacgacgacgtcgagGCGAAGCCCGAGAAGGCGCCGGCCCCGCGGTCGTCGGGGAAGGAGCGGTCCGTGCACCTCATACCGCTCATCGTCGTGCTCTGCTTCCTCCTGCTCTTCCTCTGCTCCCACGACCCCTCTCCTTCTG ATATGTCGAGTTTTGGGAAGAAGGCTGGGAGCGCGAAGGTCAGGTTGCTCTGA